In Hemiscyllium ocellatum isolate sHemOce1 chromosome 20, sHemOce1.pat.X.cur, whole genome shotgun sequence, one genomic interval encodes:
- the LOC132825177 gene encoding cytochrome b-c1 complex subunit 2, mitochondrial has product MRRVNSTLANLAKRFYSLKVAPKYEFAASAEKQHLPAQELQVSKLPNGLVIASLENYSPTSKIGVFIKAGSRYESASNLGITHTLRLAANLTTKGASSFRITRGIEAVGGSLSVTSTRENMIYAVECMRDYVDTVMEYLINVTAAQEFRTWELSELPPRLELDRVLAFQNPQIGVLENLHSAAYRNALSNPLYCPGFMVGQHTADQLLEFVQNNFTSGRMALVGVGVNHTVLKQVGEHYLNMRSGTGAAGVAAKFRGGEIRTQNNDHLVHAAVVAESAASGTPEACAFSVLQNVLAAGPYIKRGSNVSSKLHQAVMKKNADLFDVSAFRASYSDSGLFGFYTISQVDSASDVIKAAMSEVKNVAQGNVSETDIARAKKQLKAKCLMTVETSDGLLDEIGSQVLLTGAYVPTPDLVQQVDSVSVNDVVNAAKKFVSGKKSMAASGNLSNTPFLDEL; this is encoded by the exons GCAAAGAGGTTTTATTCGCTCAAAGTTGCACCTAAGTATgagtttgcagcatctgcagagaaacaACACCTTCCGGCACAGGAACTACAG GTGTCTAAATTGCCAAATGGATTAGTAATTGCTTCTCTGGAGAATTACTCACCAACCTCAAAGATTGGAGTCTTTATAAAAGCAGGAAGCAGGTATGAGAGTGCCAGTAACTTGGGCATCACTCATACCCTTCGTCTGGCAGCAAACCTG ACAACAAAGGGAGCCTCATCATTCAGAATAACCCGTGGCATAGAAGCTGTTGGAGGCAGTCTGAG TGTGACATCTACAAGGGAAAACATGATCTATGCAGTGGAATGTATGCGTGACTATGT TGACACTGTAATGGAGTATCTGATCAATGTTACTGCTGCCCAGGAGTTCAGGACATGGGAACTATCAGAACTCCCTCCAAGACTGGAACTTGATAGAGTGCTCGCGTTTCAGAATCCACAAATAG GTGTTCTAGAGAATCTGCATTCAGCTGCTTACCGTAATGCCTTGAGCAACCCTCTGTACTGTCCTGGATTTATGGTTGGTCAGCATACAGCAGACCAG CTGCTCGAATTTGTACAAAACAATTTTACAAGTGGAAGGATGGCTCTCGTAGGGGTGG GTGTGAACCATACTGTGTTGAAGCAAGTGGGTGAACACTACCTGAACATGAGGAGTGGTACTGGTGCAGCTGGTGTGGCGGCTAAGTTCCGTGGAG GTGAGATCCGTACTCAAAATAATGACCACCTGGTTCATGCTGCTGTGGTAGCCGAGAGTGCAGCCTCTGGTACGCCTGAGGCCTGTGCGTTCAGTGTTCTGCAGAATGTTCTTGCTGCTGGTCCATACATCAAAAGGGGCAGCAATGTGTCCAGCAAATTGCATCAGGCAGTGATGAAGAAAAATGCAGATCTATTTGAT GTTTCAGCATTCCGTGCAAGTTACTCTGATTCTGGACTGTTTGGTTTTTACACCATCTCACAGGTGGATTCAGCAAGTGAT GTAATCAAGGCTGCAATGTCTGAAGTTAAGAATGTTGCTCAAGGCAATGTCTCTGAGACTGATATCGCAAGGGCCAA AAAACAACTAAAAGCCAAGTGCTTGATGACTGTTGAAACATCTGATGGACTGCTGGATGAGATTGGCTCTCAAGTATTGCTAACTGGTGCTTATGTGCccacacctgacctggttcagcAAGTTGACTCGGTGTCTGTTAATGATGTAGTGAAT GCTGCAAAGAAGTTTGTTTCTGGTAAGAAGTCTATGGCGGCCAGTGGCAATTTGTCTAACACACCTTTTCTTGATGAACTGTAA